Part of the Pseudomonas chlororaphis genome, AGACGTAGCAGATCACCAGGTAGATCGCCGCGAACTGCCACACCAGCCGCGCCTCGCCGTCAGCCACGAACGCTCCCATCCCCGCGACGCAGGCCAGCCAGGCCTTGGGGTTGAGCCATTGCATCAGCGCGCCGTAGAACATTGAAGGCGCCCGACCCTCATCCGCCCCAGCCAGCTGCCCGTCGTCCATCGCCAGTTTCCAGGCCATGAACAATAGAAACCCGACGCCACCCAGTTGCACCACCCGGGTCAGTGCCGGCCAGCGTTGCAGCACTTCATGCAACCCCAGCCCCATCAACACCAGCAGCAGGACAAACCCCAGGGTCGCGCCGCCCACATGGCGCAAGGTGGCTCGAAAGCCATATCGGGCGCCGGAGCTGAGGGCCACGATATTCACCGGTCCCGGCGTGATGGAGGCCACCAGGGCAAACGCCGCCATGGATAGAATCAGAGTCATCGCATACCTTCTTCATGTCTGTGAGGTGGCGATCAGGGTAAAAGGCCCATGGCGGGGTGTATTGAAGAAAACTGCCTTGATCCGGCACAAAGAATTCACTGTCGATTTTGCGGTGGAGTCGTAGCGGGCACGGTTCTATGCTCAACCCCATGAACCTACATGACTCGCTGCTCCCGCCCCACGCCGAAATGGTCCGCGCCATGCTCGAACGAGACACCGCCTACGAGGGGGTGTTCTTCACGGCGGTCAAGACCACTGGCATTTTCTGTCGCCCCAGTTGCACGGCGCGCAAGCCGAAGCCGGAAAACGTGGAGTTCTTCGCCCACGCCGACGAAGCCCTGTCCGCTGGCTACCGCGCCTGCCTGCGCTGCAAGCCGCTGGACGCCGCGGCCATCGCGCCGGACTGGATCCAGGCCCTGCTCAAGGCCGTGGACGCCGAACCAGACCTGCGCTGGACCGACGCCCTGCTGCTGGAGCAAGGCATCGAGCCGCTGAAACTGCGGCGCTGGTTCAAGCAGCATTTCGGCATGACCTTCCACGCCTACCTGCGTACCCGCCGCCTGGGGATCGCCCTGGGCGGGATCAAGGCCGGGGCGTCCATCGACCACGCGGCGTTCGATTCCGGCTACGAATCCTTGAGCGGCTTTCGCGATGCCTTCGTGAAATCCTTCCACATCACCCCAGGACGCGCCGCCCTCAGCGAACCCTTGCTGTTCACGCGCCTGACCACGCCGTTGGGACCGATGCTGGCCATGGCCGAACGGCGCGGCCTGGTGCTGCTGGAGTTCCTCGACCGCCCTGCCCTGACCAAGGAACTGGAAGAGCTGCAGCAGCGCTACGGCTACACGCTCGCACCGGGGCACAACGCCCACTTGCAGCAGATCGAAGGCGAACTGGCGGACTACTTCGCCGGCAAGCTCACGGCGTTCACCGTCCCGTTGCACATGCCCGGCAGCGCCTTCGCCGCCCGGGTATGGGCCGAACTGCTCAAGATCCCTTATGGCGAAACCCGCAGCTATGGCAGCATCGCCGCGGTGTTGGGCAGCCCCGGTGCCAGCCGGGCCGTGGGCCTGGCCAACGGGCAGAACCGCCTGGCCATCGTCGTCCCTTGCCATCGGGTGATCGGTGCGGACGGCGCGTTGACCGGCTATGGTGGTGGACAGCCGCGCAAAGCCTTTCTATTGCGGCTGGAACACGCCGCAACGCAGGTTTCATTGCCCCTGGCGTTTTGATCGACTTCACAAGAGCTGCCGATGCCCGTTCCCTACCATGACGCCAGCGTCTTCCTGGCCCAGCTCGACGAAGACTGGCAACGACACGTCGAAGCGACCGGCCCCTGCCTGTTGCAGCCCAGGCCAACCCGCGATCCCTACGAAGCGCTGGTGCGGGCGATTGCCTATCAGCAACTGCATGCCAAGGCCGGCGATGCGATTCACGGCCGCTTGCTGGCGTTGTTCCCGGGCCAGGCCTTCCCAACACCCGAGCAATTGCTGGCCACCGACGTCGCGCAGATGCGCGGCTGCGGCTTTTCCGCCAGCAAGATCGCCACCATTCACGGCATCGCCCAGGCGACGCTGGACGGAATCGTGCCGGATTACCCCACCGCGCTGGCCATGGACAACGAAGCGCTGGTCGAACGCCTGATCACCCTGCGCGGCGTGGGGCGCTGGACCGTGGAGATGCTGTTGATTTACAGCCTGGAGCGCCCCGATATCCTACCGGTCGATGACTTTGGGGTTCGAGAGGGCTACCGACGGCTGAAAAGACTGGAACAACAACCCAGTCGCCGGCAGATGCTGGACATCGGCCAGGCCTGGAGCCCTTATCGGACGGTGGCGGCGTGGTACCTGTGGCGAATGCCGAAATAATGTTGGCTGCACCGACGTCTTCGCGAGCAAGCCCGCTCCCACACTGACCGAGAGCGGGCAGAAGACCCGACACAGATCCCCTGTGGGAGCGGGCTTGCTCGCGAAGGCGGTCTCATGGCCAGCCTCAACTCAACTTGCCATGACACAGATTGTCTAGGCTGTACTGAGTCATTTCCAATCCCACTGGAGGCTCCCCATGCAGCTAGAAGGATCCTGCCACTGCGGCGCGGTGTCGTTCACCCTCGACAGTGCTCACCCCTACCCTTATCAGCGCTGTTACTGCTCAATCTGCCGCAAGACCCAGGGCGGTGGTGGTTTTGCGATCAACCTGGGTGGCGATGCGCGGACCTTGAAAGTGCGCGGGCGCAAGCACATCTCGGTCTACCACGCGCGGCTCAAGGACGAAGGCGATGAACGCGCCCACCGCAGCAGTGCCGAACGACATTTCTGTTCCTTGTGCGGTTCGGGGCTATGGCTGTTCAGCCCCGAATGGCCGGAGCTGATTCATCCCTTTGCCTCGGCCATCGACACACCGCTGCCGGTACCGCCGGAGCACACCCACCTGATGCTGGGTTCCAGGGCGCCGTGGGTGGAAGTCGAGGCGCATCCGGATGACCAGCTGTTCGAGGTTTATCCCGAGGAGTCCATTGCTCGGTGGCATGAGCGCCTGGGGCTGGTCACTTAGAAATGCAGTGCTGCATAAGGCCCCTTCGCGAGCAAGCTCGCTCCCACATTGGACTTGGGAAGTTCACAAATCCCTGTGGGAGCGAGCTTGCTCGCGATGGCGTCAAGGCAAACAGCCCTATGCCGCAGGCACACCACTGTGGAAACGAAACTCCACATCCGGCGATTCGATCAGCTCCCGCTCGGCCTCGCGGACCTTGTCGATCACCTGGGCAATGTCCTTCGCGTCCCCGTACTGGTAGGCCAGTTTCAGATACCCCTGGAAATGCCGGGCCTCGCTTTTCAACAGGCCGAAATAGAACTTGCCCAGCTCTTCGTCCAGATGCGGCACCAACGCCTCGAAACGCTCGCAACTGCGCGCTTCGATGAAAGCGCCCACCACCAGGGTGTCCACCAGCTTGACCGGTTCATGGCTGCGCACCACCTTGCGCAGCCCCGAGGCGTAGCGCCCGGCCGAGAGTTGGCGCAAACCGATCTTGCGTTTTTTCATCAGGCGCATGACCTGCTCGTGATGCACCAGCTCTTCCCGGGCCAGGCGCGACATCAGGTTGATCAGGTCGACGTGGGAATGGTACTTGGCGATCAGGCTCAGGGCGGTACTGGCGGCCTTGAACTCGCAGTTCTTGTGGTCGATCAGCAAGGTTTCCTGGTCGGCCAATGCCGCCTGGACCCAACCGTCGGGTGTACGGCAGCCAAGGAACTCGTGGATTTCGGGAAGGATCATGGGGCTCACGGACAAAGGTAATCGAGCGAAGGGCGCCGATTATACCGGCCCGCCTCAAGACCACCAGCCACGACTGTTGATATGCATCAAGTCGACGGTTGACCCACAGCAACTATAGTTGAGCAACGCCATGCCTTTTCATTGCAGGAGACGCCGATCATGCAAGCCATTCGCAGCATCCTGGTGGTCATCGAACCCGAACATGCGGAAAGCCTGGCGCTCAAGCGCGCCAAGTTGATCGCCGGCGTGACCCAGGCCCACCTGCATCTGTTGGTCTGCGACAAGCGGCATGACCATGCCGGCCTGCTGAGTGTGCTCAAAGCCGGGTTGGCGGCGGACGGCTACAGCGTGACGACCGAACAGGCCTGGAACGAAAGCCTTCATGAAACCATCATCGACGTGCAACAGGCCGAAGGTTGCGGCCTGGTGATCAAGCAGCACTTCCCCGACAGCCCGCTGAAGAAAGCCCTGCTCACCCCCGCCGACTGGAAACTGTTGCGCCATTGCCCGACCCCGGTGCTGCTGGTGAAAACCGCCGGTTCATGGAAGGACAAGGTGATCCTGGCCGCCGTTGACGTGGGCAATGCCGACGGCGAGCACCGCCACCTGCACACCACCATCATCGACCACGGCTACGACATCGCCGGCCTGGCCAAGGGGCACCTGCACGTCATCAGTGCCCACCCCTCGCCAATGCTCTCGGCGGCCGACCCGACCTTCCAGCTCAAGGAAACCATCGAGGCCCGTTATCGCGAACAATGCCGGGCGTTCCAGGCAGAATTCGACATCGACGACCAGCACCTGCACGTCGCCGAAGGCCCGGCGGACGTATTGATCCCGTTCATGGCCTACAAGCTGCAGGCGGCGGTGACGGTGATCGGCACCGTGGCCCGCTCCGGGCTGTCCGGGGCCCTGATTGGCAACACCGCCGAAGCGGTGCTCGATACGCTGGAAAGCGACGTGCTGGTGCTCAAGCCGCAGGAGGTGGAGGACCATCTGGTAGAGCTGGCGGTCAAGGATTGAAGCGAACCGATCTTGTGGCGAGGGGATTTATCCCCGCTGGGCCGCGAAGCGGCCCCAAATCAGGCAACCGAGCATGTCAGGTCGATCGTATCGACCACACTAGGGCTGCTTCGCAGCCCAACGGGGATAAATCCCCTCGCCACAGGTGTTTCTGCAGTTCCCAGGCGGCACATCACTGTCTCAACCGCCAAACGCATCCTTGAGAAACCCTGGCGCAATGTAGCGCTGGTAATGGGCTTCGGACAAAAGGAAAAACTCTCGATCGATGGCGTCCCGCAGGTCCGGCAGCTCCCAATCGCGGAACTCCGGCAGCAATACCATGCCGTAGGCTTCCAGATTATTGATGACCCGCGCGCCGCGGGCGATCAACTGATAGGCCCAGCAATACTCCGACTGGTGCGGCACGAAGCGGATCTTTCGATCTTCGAGCTGCCGGCGCAGCAGGCCGGGGTCGAACACCTCCAGCTTGGCCACCATCACCTGCACCAGCAACTGCTCCAGGCGCATCCACACCGCGCGCTTCTCGTCCTCGTTGTAGCCGTTCCAGTGGATCACTTCATGGTGGAACCGCTTGCAGCCCCGGCACACCAGGTCACCGTAGACAGTGGAGCAAAGGCCGACACAAGGGGTCTTGATGAGCTGGTTGGGCATAAGGAAAAACACACGCAAAAGCAGGACAGGCCGGCATGTTAGCCCTTTGTCTAAGATTGATCACCCCTCAAACTTCCCGCTCGAACTTACCTTTAATTTTTTTTTGCCGTAGAATCAGCCAGCCTTTTAAGGCGCCAATGTCCGTTAGAAGCTGTTTTCAAAGCGTCACGAGCACAGTCGTTCCTTCAGAGCGGTGTTGGCGGAGGGTCTTTCCAGCGGGGAAAGCCCAACGCCAACCCTCATCAGCTCCCCGTTCTGCAGGCGTAAAACTTTGAAAGCAGCTTCTGTGAGGAACCCCGGAAACTCTGGCGTGGTGGCCCAAAAAGCCCCCGACGCGCATGAGTACCGCGGGTTTCTGGATGAGCGTCCCGGACACCCATTTGGGACCACTGATGAGGGTAATAACTGTGCTTGAAGCCTACCGCAAACATATCGAAGAGCGCGCCGCACTGGGTATCGTTCCCCAGCCGCTTAACGCCGAACAAACCGCAGGCCTGATCGAGCTGCTGAAAAATCCTCCGGCGGGCGAAGAAGCTTTCCTCGTTGACCTGATCACCAATCGCGTTCCGCCTGGAGTCGACGAAGCCGCCTACGTCAAGGCCGGTTTCCTCTCCGCACTGGCCAAGGGCCAGGCCCAATCCCCCCTGCTGGACAAGAAGCGTGCCGTCGAGCTGCTCGGCACCATGCAGGGCGGCTACAACATCGTGACCCTGGTCGAGCTGCTGGACGACGCCGAACTGGCGCCAGTGGCCGCCGAAGAACTCAAGCACACCCTGCTGATGTTCGACGCCTTCCACGACGTGGCTGAAAAAGCCAAGAACGGCAACGTTCACGCCAAGGCCGTGCTGCAATCCTGGGCCGAAGGCGAGTGGTTCAAGAAGCGCCCGGTGCTGGCCGACAAGATCAGCCTGCGCGTGTTCAAGGTTCCTGGCGAAACCAACACCGACGACCTGTCCCCTGCCCCGGACGCCTGGTCGCGCCCTGATATCCCGCTGCACGCCCTGGCCATGCTGAAAATGGCCCGTGACGGCATCGTTCCGGACGAGCAAGGCAAGACCGGCCCGATGAAGCAGATCGAAGAAATGCGCGGCCAGGGCTTCCCGATCGCCTACGTCGGCGACGTGGTCGGCACCGGTTCCTCGCGTAAATCCGCCACCAACTCGGTGCTGTGGTTCTTCGGCGACGACATCCCGTACGTACCGAACAAGCGTGCCGGTGGTTTCTGCTTCGGCAGCAAGATCGCCCCGATCTTCTACAACACCATGGAAGACGCCGGCGCCCTGCCGATCGAATTCGACGTGTCGAACATGAACATGGGCGACGTGATCGACCTGTACCCGCATGCCGGCAAGGTCTGCAAGCACGGTACCGACGAAGTCATCACCACGTTCGAAATGAAGACCCCGGTCCTGCTCGACGAAGTGCGTGCCGGCGGCCGTATCCCGCTGATCATCGGCCGTGGCCTGACCGAGAAGGCGCGCGCCGAGCTGGGCCTGCCACCGTTCGACCTGTTCAAGAAGCCTGAAGCACCTGCCGAAAGCACCAAGGGCTTCACCCTGGCGCAGAAGATGGTCGGCAAGGCTTGCGGCGTAGCCGGTGTGCGTCCTGGCACCTACTGCGAACCGAAGATGACCACCGTGGGCTCCCAGGACACCACCGGTCCGATGACCCGTGACGAGCTGAAAGACCTGGCCTGCCTGGGCTTCTCCGCTGACCTGGTGATGCAGTCCTTCTGCCACACCGCGGCGTATCCGAAGCCGATCGACGTGACCACCCACCATACCCTGCCTGACTTCATCATGACCCGCGGCGGCGTTTCCCTGCGTCCGGGCGACGGCATCATCCACTCGTGGCTGAACCGCATGCTGCTGCCAGACACCGTGGGCACCGGTGGTGACTCGCACACCCGCTTCCCGATGGGCATCTCGTTCCCGGCCGGTTCTGGCCTGGTGGCGTTTGCCGCAGCCACCGGCGTCATGCCGCTGGACATGCCGGAATCGATCCTGGTGCGCTTCAAAGGCAAGATGAAGCCTGGCATCACCCTGCGTGACCTGGTTCATGCCATTCCTTACTTCGCCATCCAGAAAGGCCTGCTGACAGTCGAGAAGAAAGGCAAGAAAAACGCCTTCTCCGGCCGCATCCTGGAAATCGAAGGCCTGGAAAACCTGACCCTGGAACAGGCTTTCGAGCTGTCCGACGCCTCGGCCGAACGTTCCGCCGCCGGTTGCACCATCAAGCTGTCGAAAGAGTCGATCACCGAGTACCTGCAGTCCAACATCACCCTGCTGCGCTGGATGATCGGCGAAGGCTACGGCGATGCCCGGACCCTGGAGCGTCGTGCACAAGCGATGGAAGCCTGGATCGCCAACCCAGAGCTGATGGAAGCCGATGCCGACGCCGAATACGCCGAAGTCATCGAAATCGACCTGGCCGACATCAGCGAGCCTGTGCTCTGCGCGCCGAACGACCCGGACGACGCCCGTCTGCTCTCCAGCGTTGCTGGCGAGAAGATCGACGAAGTGTTCATCGGTTCGTGCATGACCAACATCGGTCACTTCCGCGCCGCCGGCAAGCTGCTGGATCAGGTCAAGGGCCAGCTGCCAACCCGCCTGTGGTTGTCGCCGCCGACCAAGATGGACGCTCACCAGCTGACCGAAGAAGGCTACTACGGCATCTACGGCAAGGCCGGTGCACGGATGGAAATGCCAGGTTGCTCGCTGTGCATGGGTAACCAGGCACGCGTGGAGCCGAACTCCACCGTGGTGTCGACGTCGACCCGTAACTTCCCGAACCGTCTGGGCGACGGCGCGAACGTCTACCTGGCTTCGGCCGAGCTGGCGTCCGTGGCTTCGATCCTGGGTCGCCTGCCGACCGTCGAGGAGTACCTGGAATACGCCGGCAAGATCGACAGCATGGCAGCGGACGTGTACCGCTACCTGAGCTTCGACCAGATCGCCGAGTTCCGTGAAGCGGCTGCAAACGCCAACATCCCGGTCGTTCAAGCCTAAGGCTTAGACGCTCGACTGAAACGCCGCCCCTCTTGTGAGGGGCGGCGTTTTTTTATGCCTGTAGATTGGTGCCAGCCGAACCATCGCCTTCGCGGGCAAGCCCGCTCCCACAGGGATGGAGGTGAACCTGACTCCCATCAACACCACAAAACCACTGTGGGAGCGGGCTTGCCCGCGAAGGCGTCAGCTCAGCCAACATCTTCGTGCCTGATCCAACGCTTTCGCGAGCAAGCTCGCTCCCACAAGGTAGGGGTTGCGGGTCAGGCGGCGAGGGAGTAGACCAGCGCGGTGATCGCCACCAGGCCCACCAGCACCACAAAGACATTCGACGCCTGGCCACGATAACGGGCCATGGCCGGGACTTTGCGGATGGCGTACATCGGCATCAGGAACAGGATGGCCGCGATCACCGGGCCGCCCAGGGTCTCGATCATGCCCAGGATGCTCGGGTTGAGCGTGGCGACGATCCAGCACACCACCAGCATGAACGCGGCCGTGAGGCGGTCCAGGGTCTTGGGAGCGGGACGACGGCCGCTCTTGACGATCAGCCCCTTGAGGCCTTCGCTCGCACCGATGTAGTGCCCGAGGAACGACTTGGAGATGGCCACGAACGCAATCAACGGCGCCGCAAAGGCAATGGTCGGATTACTGAAGTGGTTGGCCAGGTACGACAGGATCGACAGGTTCTGCGCCTTGGCCTCGGCCAGTTGCGCCGGGGACAGGGTCAACACGCAACTGAACACGAAGAACAGCACCATCACCACCATCAACACATGGGCACGCGACAGGATCTGCGCGCTACGCGCTTGGGCATTGGCGCCGTAACGGCGCTTCTGGTCCACCGCAAACGCCGAGATGATCGGCGAATGGTTGAACGAAAACACCATCACCGGGATCGCCAGCCACAAGGTGTGCAGCAGCGCGGAAGGCTCAGGCACCGTCGACGCGGTACTCAGGATGCCACCATTCCAGTGCGGGACCAGGAAGACCGCCAGGAACAGCAGCGCCACGATGAACGGGTAGACCATCAGGCTCATCGCCTTGACGATCACCTGCTCGCCGCAACGCACCACCGCCAGCAGGCCGAGGATCAGCACCAGCGAGAGTACCGCCCGGGGAGGCGGCTGAATGTGCAGTTGATGCTCCAGGAAGCTGCCCACGGTATTGGTCAGCGCCACGCTGTAGATCAGCAGGATCGGGAAAATCGCGAAGAAGTACAGCAGCGTGATCAGCGCACCGGCCTTGATGCCGAAATGCTCTTCCACCACCTCGGTGATGTCGGCGCCATCACGACCGGACAGCACGAAGCGGGTCAACCCACGGTGGGCATAGAACGTCATGGGGAATGCCAGCAGGGCCAGGATCAGCAGCGGCCAGAAACCGCCGAGGCCCGCATTGATCGGTAAAAACAGCGTGCCCGCACCGATGGCGGTGCCAAACAGCCCGAGCATCCAGGTCGTGTCCTGGCGACTCCATTGATCGAGAGTGGCTGGGGCTGTCGTTTCAAAGCGCTCTTCGACGCTATTGGCCTGATCATTCATCCGGTCGGATCTCCGCGTTCCGGTCACATGCACCCGGCCAAGACGAGTCGGAAAACCCCGACAGGCAGCGCCCTGGCCGAAACAGGGGCGCGATTGTCCGGGATTAGCGAGCAGAAGCAAAGGCTTAGCTGAGGAGTGGTTGCTCATCACAACAAAAATGCCGGGGCACGCGCTGGCCAGGCTATCGCCGCTTTACACCAGCTCCTACACTCAGGACAAAATGCAACCTGTGGGAGCGAGCCTGCTCGCTCCCACGCTGATTGAGCCCGCCCGATCGCGCCAAAGCCCAAAGGAGCACAGCATGCCCGTC contains:
- a CDS encoding lysine transporter LysE; amino-acid sequence: MTLILSMAAFALVASITPGPVNIVALSSGARYGFRATLRHVGGATLGFVLLLVLMGLGLHEVLQRWPALTRVVQLGGVGFLLFMAWKLAMDDGQLAGADEGRAPSMFYGALMQWLNPKAWLACVAGMGAFVADGEARLVWQFAAIYLVICYVSVGCWAYAGSFLRTWLGNPATLRLFNRAMAVLLVASAVYLLLP
- a CDS encoding XRE family transcriptional regulator, producing the protein MNLHDSLLPPHAEMVRAMLERDTAYEGVFFTAVKTTGIFCRPSCTARKPKPENVEFFAHADEALSAGYRACLRCKPLDAAAIAPDWIQALLKAVDAEPDLRWTDALLLEQGIEPLKLRRWFKQHFGMTFHAYLRTRRLGIALGGIKAGASIDHAAFDSGYESLSGFRDAFVKSFHITPGRAALSEPLLFTRLTTPLGPMLAMAERRGLVLLEFLDRPALTKELEELQQRYGYTLAPGHNAHLQQIEGELADYFAGKLTAFTVPLHMPGSAFAARVWAELLKIPYGETRSYGSIAAVLGSPGASRAVGLANGQNRLAIVVPCHRVIGADGALTGYGGGQPRKAFLLRLEHAATQVSLPLAF
- a CDS encoding DNA-3-methyladenine glycosylase, producing the protein MPVPYHDASVFLAQLDEDWQRHVEATGPCLLQPRPTRDPYEALVRAIAYQQLHAKAGDAIHGRLLALFPGQAFPTPEQLLATDVAQMRGCGFSASKIATIHGIAQATLDGIVPDYPTALAMDNEALVERLITLRGVGRWTVEMLLIYSLERPDILPVDDFGVREGYRRLKRLEQQPSRRQMLDIGQAWSPYRTVAAWYLWRMPK
- a CDS encoding alanine acetyltransferase, with translation MQLEGSCHCGAVSFTLDSAHPYPYQRCYCSICRKTQGGGGFAINLGGDARTLKVRGRKHISVYHARLKDEGDERAHRSSAERHFCSLCGSGLWLFSPEWPELIHPFASAIDTPLPVPPEHTHLMLGSRAPWVEVEAHPDDQLFEVYPEESIARWHERLGLVT
- a CDS encoding tRNA hydroxylase, translated to MILPEIHEFLGCRTPDGWVQAALADQETLLIDHKNCEFKAASTALSLIAKYHSHVDLINLMSRLAREELVHHEQVMRLMKKRKIGLRQLSAGRYASGLRKVVRSHEPVKLVDTLVVGAFIEARSCERFEALVPHLDEELGKFYFGLLKSEARHFQGYLKLAYQYGDAKDIAQVIDKVREAERELIESPDVEFRFHSGVPAA
- a CDS encoding universal stress protein UspA, whose translation is MQAIRSILVVIEPEHAESLALKRAKLIAGVTQAHLHLLVCDKRHDHAGLLSVLKAGLAADGYSVTTEQAWNESLHETIIDVQQAEGCGLVIKQHFPDSPLKKALLTPADWKLLRHCPTPVLLVKTAGSWKDKVILAAVDVGNADGEHRHLHTTIIDHGYDIAGLAKGHLHVISAHPSPMLSAADPTFQLKETIEARYREQCRAFQAEFDIDDQHLHVAEGPADVLIPFMAYKLQAAVTVIGTVARSGLSGALIGNTAEAVLDTLESDVLVLKPQEVEDHLVELAVKD
- a CDS encoding Fe-S protein, translated to MPNQLIKTPCVGLCSTVYGDLVCRGCKRFHHEVIHWNGYNEDEKRAVWMRLEQLLVQVMVAKLEVFDPGLLRRQLEDRKIRFVPHQSEYCWAYQLIARGARVINNLEAYGMVLLPEFRDWELPDLRDAIDREFFLLSEAHYQRYIAPGFLKDAFGG
- a CDS encoding bifunctional aconitate hydratase 2/2-methylisocitrate dehydratase (catalyzes the conversion of citrate to isocitrate and the conversion of 2-methylaconitate to 2-methylisocitrate), encoding MLEAYRKHIEERAALGIVPQPLNAEQTAGLIELLKNPPAGEEAFLVDLITNRVPPGVDEAAYVKAGFLSALAKGQAQSPLLDKKRAVELLGTMQGGYNIVTLVELLDDAELAPVAAEELKHTLLMFDAFHDVAEKAKNGNVHAKAVLQSWAEGEWFKKRPVLADKISLRVFKVPGETNTDDLSPAPDAWSRPDIPLHALAMLKMARDGIVPDEQGKTGPMKQIEEMRGQGFPIAYVGDVVGTGSSRKSATNSVLWFFGDDIPYVPNKRAGGFCFGSKIAPIFYNTMEDAGALPIEFDVSNMNMGDVIDLYPHAGKVCKHGTDEVITTFEMKTPVLLDEVRAGGRIPLIIGRGLTEKARAELGLPPFDLFKKPEAPAESTKGFTLAQKMVGKACGVAGVRPGTYCEPKMTTVGSQDTTGPMTRDELKDLACLGFSADLVMQSFCHTAAYPKPIDVTTHHTLPDFIMTRGGVSLRPGDGIIHSWLNRMLLPDTVGTGGDSHTRFPMGISFPAGSGLVAFAAATGVMPLDMPESILVRFKGKMKPGITLRDLVHAIPYFAIQKGLLTVEKKGKKNAFSGRILEIEGLENLTLEQAFELSDASAERSAAGCTIKLSKESITEYLQSNITLLRWMIGEGYGDARTLERRAQAMEAWIANPELMEADADAEYAEVIEIDLADISEPVLCAPNDPDDARLLSSVAGEKIDEVFIGSCMTNIGHFRAAGKLLDQVKGQLPTRLWLSPPTKMDAHQLTEEGYYGIYGKAGARMEMPGCSLCMGNQARVEPNSTVVSTSTRNFPNRLGDGANVYLASAELASVASILGRLPTVEEYLEYAGKIDSMAADVYRYLSFDQIAEFREAAANANIPVVQA
- a CDS encoding serine/threonine protein kinase, which translates into the protein MNDQANSVEERFETTAPATLDQWSRQDTTWMLGLFGTAIGAGTLFLPINAGLGGFWPLLILALLAFPMTFYAHRGLTRFVLSGRDGADITEVVEEHFGIKAGALITLLYFFAIFPILLIYSVALTNTVGSFLEHQLHIQPPPRAVLSLVLILGLLAVVRCGEQVIVKAMSLMVYPFIVALLFLAVFLVPHWNGGILSTASTVPEPSALLHTLWLAIPVMVFSFNHSPIISAFAVDQKRRYGANAQARSAQILSRAHVLMVVMVLFFVFSCVLTLSPAQLAEAKAQNLSILSYLANHFSNPTIAFAAPLIAFVAISKSFLGHYIGASEGLKGLIVKSGRRPAPKTLDRLTAAFMLVVCWIVATLNPSILGMIETLGGPVIAAILFLMPMYAIRKVPAMARYRGQASNVFVVLVGLVAITALVYSLAA